One genomic segment of Nocardia spumae includes these proteins:
- a CDS encoding thiamine pyrophosphate-binding protein produces MPARVVDYLVQAVSGLGVRHIFGVDGANIEDLYDAAFDAADHLTAVVAKHEFSAATMADGYARSTSGLGVVCATSGGGAMNLVAGLAESHASRVPVLALVGQAPTDLEGLGAFQDSSGLAGTFDAAQLFDTISLYCARVESPASLPAHLSRAVAAARAGGPAVLLLPKNVQQAEMETEATFVAPPAVHGRDESGIDRLLEGLRAARAVGKVVIIAGAQVARDDARDELRELAAVLDAGVGVAPDAKDVYGCAEHGFLGVAGSMGHTELSDALRGAALCLLVGTRMPVTARAGLESVLGASTASVGAEPPYIPAVHATSTDLAATLRELVVALGIGDARVHRVDPRRPRRAPQALPVPSADGPGLRYRDIVETLNATVDSDTDIFADAGNTGASVVHHLRPPRDGRFVVALGMGGMGYAFGAAIGSAFARRHRPDGTERRTVVVAGDGAFYMHGMEVHTAVQYGLPLTFVVLDNSAHAMCVTREQLFYGDRYSFNRFHKAHLGAGMAAMFPELPSFSPKTRAELDTVLRYCLETAGPSFVSVDCDPDEIPPFIPFLSAARRNS; encoded by the coding sequence ATGCCGGCACGAGTGGTCGATTATCTGGTACAGGCTGTATCGGGGCTGGGTGTGCGACATATCTTCGGCGTCGACGGCGCCAATATCGAGGATCTGTACGACGCGGCCTTCGATGCCGCCGACCACCTCACCGCCGTGGTGGCCAAACACGAGTTCTCGGCCGCCACCATGGCCGACGGCTACGCTCGATCCACTTCGGGGCTCGGTGTCGTCTGCGCCACCTCGGGCGGTGGCGCCATGAATCTTGTTGCGGGACTCGCGGAATCGCACGCCTCCCGGGTTCCGGTGCTGGCGCTGGTGGGGCAGGCGCCCACCGATCTGGAGGGCTTGGGCGCATTCCAGGACTCCAGCGGTCTGGCCGGAACCTTCGATGCCGCACAGCTTTTCGACACCATCTCGCTGTACTGCGCGCGGGTGGAATCGCCGGCATCGCTGCCGGCGCATCTGTCTCGCGCGGTCGCGGCGGCGCGTGCCGGTGGACCGGCGGTGCTGCTGCTGCCCAAGAACGTGCAACAGGCGGAGATGGAAACGGAGGCCACGTTCGTCGCGCCGCCGGCGGTACACGGCCGCGACGAGAGCGGAATCGACCGGCTGCTGGAGGGGTTGCGAGCCGCCCGCGCGGTGGGCAAGGTGGTGATCATCGCCGGCGCACAGGTCGCGCGCGACGACGCCCGAGACGAATTACGAGAGCTGGCAGCGGTTCTCGACGCGGGTGTCGGCGTCGCACCCGATGCCAAGGATGTCTACGGTTGCGCCGAGCACGGATTCCTCGGGGTCGCCGGAAGTATGGGCCACACCGAACTGAGCGATGCCCTGCGCGGCGCCGCGCTGTGCCTGCTGGTCGGCACCCGGATGCCGGTGACCGCACGGGCCGGGCTGGAATCGGTGCTCGGCGCGTCGACCGCGTCGGTGGGCGCCGAACCGCCGTACATTCCCGCCGTCCACGCCACCAGTACCGATCTCGCCGCCACACTGCGCGAACTGGTGGTGGCGCTGGGGATCGGCGACGCGCGGGTACATCGGGTCGATCCGCGGCGTCCACGCCGGGCGCCGCAGGCACTGCCGGTGCCGTCCGCCGACGGGCCGGGTCTGCGCTACCGCGACATCGTCGAAACCCTCAATGCCACCGTCGATTCGGATACCGACATCTTCGCCGACGCGGGTAATACCGGCGCCTCGGTCGTGCACCATCTGCGCCCGCCGCGCGACGGCCGGTTCGTGGTCGCGCTCGGTATGGGCGGGATGGGCTATGCCTTCGGCGCCGCGATCGGTTCCGCGTTCGCGCGCCGTCACCGCCCCGACGGCACCGAGCGGCGCACCGTGGTCGTCGCCGGCGACGGTGCGTTCTACATGCACGGCATGGAGGTGCACACCGCTGTGCAGTACGGACTTCCGTTGACCTTCGTCGTTCTCGACAATTCCGCGCACGCCATGTGTGTCACCCGGGAACAGCTCTTCTACGGAGACCGTTACAGCTTCAACAGATTCCACAAGGCGCATCTGGGCGCGGGAATGGCGGCGATGTTCCCGGAACTGCCGTCCTTCTCGCCGAAGACTCGCGCGGAACTCGACACGGTCCTGCGGTACTGCCTGGAAACCGCGGGGCCGTCGTTCGTTTCGGTCGATTGCGATCCCGACGAAATACCACCCTTCATCCCGTTCCTGTCCGCCGCGAGGAGGAATTCGTGA
- a CDS encoding EXLDI protein, with protein MPNKTVYVSDDDLPLFQRAQELVGGNLSGAIVTALRRYIELEEGRAAGFDETVLRVGHNGARQVRFSGRLLAEASDMGEEAFQRIRVFHTRKGKYVVHQQRSEWVDYPTDTNWLKDLTNWRRMFGVTDPDWGDFSMDIYDASTDLKGKVPDKLYERISDLSEHPRIEDLDI; from the coding sequence ATGCCCAACAAGACCGTGTATGTATCCGATGACGACCTACCCCTGTTCCAGCGCGCTCAGGAGCTGGTCGGCGGCAACCTGTCGGGCGCGATCGTGACGGCGCTGCGGCGGTACATCGAACTCGAGGAGGGCCGCGCGGCCGGATTCGACGAGACCGTCCTGCGGGTCGGTCACAACGGCGCCCGGCAGGTGCGCTTCTCCGGCCGGCTACTCGCCGAGGCCAGCGATATGGGCGAGGAGGCGTTCCAGCGCATCCGCGTCTTCCACACCCGCAAGGGCAAATACGTGGTGCACCAGCAACGTTCGGAGTGGGTCGACTACCCCACCGACACCAACTGGCTGAAGGACCTCACCAACTGGCGCCGGATGTTCGGCGTCACCGACCCGGACTGGGGCGACTTCAGCATGGATATCTACGACGCGTCGACCGATCTGAAGGGCAAGGTCCCGGACAAACTGTACGAACGCATCAGCGATCTGTCCGAACATCCCCGGATCGAGGATCTCGACATCTGA
- a CDS encoding FAD-dependent monooxygenase, translating into MRNRDILISGAGIAGQTLAYWLAAYGFRPTVVERAPRLRTGGQGVDIRDQAIEVADRMGIMAPVRAAAADVRGMRFVNADGAEIAHIDIQRIKDEHDTGEVEVMRGDLVRMLHETSSDTVEYLFDESIRDVHADDDGVTVEFDRAPSRRFDLVVGADGLHSGLRRLALGPETDFVRHMDHYFAFGDVDAELGPDRWVSVYNTPGRMAGIYRSGNHAQAKGYFIFRSPRLDLDLRDRKAVRELLFQRFGGERAWQVSRLLDGALTDAELYVDSLAQVRMRRWSAGRIALVGDAAYCASPASGAGAELALVGAYRLAGELAVADGEHEVAFRRYEAAHRGLVERKQKIGPNVRLLAPRTRAGIVVRNTLTKLPLLESLAGMERIMAPKAAEPLPDYRALVAARG; encoded by the coding sequence GTGCGGAATCGCGACATTCTCATTTCCGGTGCGGGCATCGCCGGACAGACCCTGGCGTACTGGCTGGCGGCCTACGGCTTCCGGCCGACGGTCGTCGAACGAGCGCCGCGGCTGCGGACCGGCGGCCAGGGCGTGGATATCCGCGATCAGGCCATCGAGGTCGCCGACCGGATGGGCATCATGGCGCCCGTGCGGGCCGCGGCCGCCGATGTGCGGGGTATGCGATTCGTGAACGCCGACGGCGCGGAGATCGCCCACATCGACATCCAGCGGATCAAGGACGAGCACGACACCGGAGAAGTCGAGGTCATGCGCGGTGACCTGGTCCGGATGCTGCACGAAACCTCCTCGGACACCGTCGAATACCTCTTCGACGAGTCCATTCGCGACGTACACGCCGACGACGACGGCGTCACCGTCGAGTTCGACCGCGCCCCGAGCCGGCGCTTCGATCTGGTGGTGGGTGCCGACGGCCTGCATTCGGGGCTGCGACGGCTGGCGCTGGGGCCGGAGACCGACTTCGTCCGGCATATGGACCACTACTTCGCCTTCGGCGACGTCGACGCCGAACTCGGCCCGGACCGCTGGGTGAGCGTCTACAACACGCCGGGCCGAATGGCCGGTATCTACCGGTCCGGCAATCACGCGCAGGCCAAGGGGTACTTCATCTTTCGCAGCCCGCGCCTGGACCTCGATCTACGCGACCGAAAGGCCGTGCGCGAACTGCTGTTCCAGCGCTTCGGCGGCGAACGGGCGTGGCAGGTAAGCCGTTTGCTCGACGGCGCGCTCACCGATGCCGAGTTGTACGTGGACTCCCTCGCCCAGGTGCGGATGCGGCGTTGGTCGGCCGGACGGATCGCGCTGGTCGGCGACGCGGCCTACTGCGCCTCCCCGGCCTCCGGCGCGGGCGCCGAACTGGCACTCGTCGGCGCGTACCGGCTCGCGGGTGAACTCGCCGTCGCCGACGGCGAACACGAGGTGGCCTTCCGCCGCTACGAAGCCGCCCACCGCGGCCTGGTCGAACGCAAGCAGAAGATCGGGCCCAATGTCCGGCTGCTGGCGCCGCGCACCCGAGCGGGGATCGTCGTCCGCAATACCCTGACCAAGCTCCCGCTGCTGGAGTCCCTCGCCGGAATGGAGCGCATCATGGCCCCGAAGGCGGCCGAGCCGCTGCCGGACTACCGAGCCCTCGTCGCCGCCCGCGGGTGA
- a CDS encoding SRPBCC family protein gives MTTSTAPALSDLPDQPHRVIPGLLRIENSDREETTPVIMDMLRSVYPHDQIFGQFCPVQDYIAAPPRELYEYLSHTQSLEEWTYSLRGFTETETPGLWESYDRLGKNTRIFTRTEANPDAMTVDYHCAWDQGKHLWMVYLMRVVDAQVVFDKPGSVVLWTNCRHPFYDENPYPDAAPPGRKVWVGDFWEMFSAGHRLELDNLKAIAEYRAAHGLPITPDWMK, from the coding sequence GTGACCACCAGCACCGCACCCGCACTCAGCGATCTGCCGGATCAGCCACATCGGGTGATCCCCGGACTACTGCGCATCGAGAATTCCGATCGTGAGGAGACCACCCCGGTCATCATGGATATGCTCCGATCGGTCTACCCCCACGACCAGATCTTCGGTCAGTTCTGCCCGGTGCAGGACTATATCGCCGCACCACCGCGCGAATTGTACGAATACCTCTCGCACACACAGAGTCTGGAGGAGTGGACTTACAGTCTGCGCGGGTTCACCGAGACCGAGACTCCGGGGCTGTGGGAATCCTACGATCGGCTGGGTAAGAACACCCGCATCTTCACTCGCACCGAGGCCAATCCCGATGCCATGACCGTCGATTACCACTGTGCGTGGGATCAGGGAAAGCACCTGTGGATGGTCTATCTGATGCGGGTCGTCGACGCCCAGGTCGTTTTCGACAAGCCGGGATCGGTGGTCCTGTGGACCAATTGCCGTCACCCCTTCTACGACGAGAATCCCTATCCCGACGCCGCGCCGCCCGGACGCAAGGTATGGGTCGGCGATTTCTGGGAGATGTTCTCCGCCGGTCATCGCCTGGAACTGGACAACTTGAAGGCGATCGCCGAATACCGTGCCGCGCACGGACTTCCGATAACTCCCGACTGGATGAAATGA
- a CDS encoding ATP-binding cassette domain-containing protein, translating to MTAPAISVTGLRKAFGEQVVLDGIDLSVAEGTIFALLGPNGAGKTTTVHILSTLTRPDDGRLRVGGHDPGAEPDAVRAAIGVTGQFSAVDELLTGRENLLLMADLHHLPRGEGRRIADDLLRRFDLVDAADKVAGSYSGGMTRRLDLAMTLAGDPRIIFLDEPTVGLDPRSRRGMWDIIRELVAGGVTIFLTTQYLEEADELAQRIAVLDHGRIVAEGTADQLKRLIPGGHIRLTFDDDAQLRAAADLLGGSTADGTLAVPSDGGVASLRAVLDRLDAARIEPEGLSVHTPNLDDVFLTLTGHSAPEKETAR from the coding sequence ATGACGGCACCCGCCATTTCGGTCACCGGCCTGCGAAAAGCCTTCGGCGAGCAGGTGGTGCTCGACGGTATCGATCTCTCCGTTGCGGAGGGCACGATCTTCGCGCTGCTCGGCCCCAACGGGGCGGGCAAGACCACCACGGTCCACATCCTGTCCACCCTTACCCGGCCCGACGACGGTCGGCTGCGCGTCGGCGGACACGATCCGGGCGCCGAACCCGACGCCGTCCGCGCCGCCATCGGTGTCACCGGCCAGTTCTCCGCGGTCGACGAACTACTCACCGGCCGCGAGAACCTGCTCCTGATGGCCGATCTGCACCACCTGCCCCGCGGCGAAGGCCGGCGCATCGCGGACGACCTGCTGCGGCGCTTCGATCTGGTGGACGCGGCGGACAAGGTGGCCGGTAGCTATTCCGGCGGAATGACCCGGCGCCTGGACCTGGCCATGACGCTGGCGGGCGATCCGCGCATCATCTTCCTCGACGAGCCCACGGTGGGCCTGGACCCGCGCAGCCGGCGCGGGATGTGGGACATCATCCGAGAACTCGTCGCCGGCGGCGTCACCATCTTCCTCACCACCCAGTACCTGGAGGAAGCCGATGAGCTCGCGCAGCGGATCGCCGTGCTCGATCACGGCCGCATCGTCGCCGAAGGTACAGCGGACCAGCTCAAGCGGCTGATCCCCGGTGGCCACATCCGGCTCACCTTCGACGACGACGCCCAGTTGCGCGCCGCGGCCGATCTGCTGGGCGGCTCCACCGCCGACGGCACGCTCGCGGTGCCCTCCGACGGCGGTGTCGCCTCCCTGCGGGCGGTCCTGGACCGGCTCGACGCCGCCCGGATCGAGCCCGAGGGCCTGTCCGTGCACACCCCCAACCTCGACGATGTCTTCCTCACCCTCACCGGCCACTCCGCACCCGAGAAGGAAACCGCACGATGA
- a CDS encoding MarR family winged helix-turn-helix transcriptional regulator — protein MGDEAAVAAIERAMVAIRRSQTRRALKRLATATSDPAIDPTTFGVLDAVEDREDAATVGEIAQALDIDQPRASRLVARAVADGLLRREADQYDARRVLLRLTPAARAALDSAHQARRSVFAHTTAEWEAGERAEFARLLTKFVADHRRVTTAPDT, from the coding sequence ATGGGTGACGAGGCGGCAGTGGCGGCGATCGAACGGGCGATGGTCGCGATTCGGCGCAGTCAGACCCGGCGGGCGCTGAAACGTCTCGCGACCGCGACCTCCGATCCCGCCATCGACCCGACCACTTTCGGCGTGCTGGACGCCGTGGAAGACCGCGAGGACGCGGCGACGGTCGGCGAGATCGCCCAGGCGCTCGATATCGACCAACCCCGGGCCAGCCGCTTGGTCGCCCGCGCGGTCGCGGACGGGCTGCTGCGCCGCGAAGCCGACCAATACGACGCGCGACGCGTCCTGCTGCGCCTCACCCCTGCCGCACGCGCGGCGCTGGACAGCGCGCACCAGGCTCGCCGCAGCGTCTTCGCACATACCACCGCCGAGTGGGAGGCGGGCGAACGTGCCGAATTCGCCCGGCTGCTGACGAAATTCGTGGCCGACCACCGCCGCGTGACCACCGCACCCGACACGTGA
- a CDS encoding MarR family winged helix-turn-helix transcriptional regulator — MTATSQSTHPRDEIEVPKPLGYWVKHIHDRLEDNLAAALRDLNLDRRSWQLLNTVAHGPVDSVATAAALAPFVGGRPESVAPLLTELADRGVLVADATGRYTLTAAGIQVRAQAADRVHAARAAIARGFSAEEFHTLLALLRRVAANADSVAARRK, encoded by the coding sequence ATGACGGCAACATCGCAGTCCACTCATCCGCGCGATGAGATCGAGGTGCCCAAACCTCTCGGCTACTGGGTCAAGCACATCCACGATCGGCTCGAGGACAATCTCGCTGCGGCACTTCGGGATCTGAACCTGGATCGGCGATCGTGGCAGCTTCTGAACACCGTTGCGCACGGGCCGGTCGACTCGGTCGCGACGGCCGCGGCCTTGGCGCCCTTCGTGGGCGGGCGGCCGGAGTCGGTCGCGCCGCTGCTGACGGAGCTGGCCGACCGCGGTGTGCTGGTCGCCGATGCCACCGGGCGCTACACCCTCACCGCCGCCGGTATTCAGGTGCGCGCCCAGGCCGCCGACCGGGTTCACGCCGCCCGCGCCGCGATCGCGCGTGGCTTCTCCGCCGAGGAATTCCACACGTTGCTCGCGCTACTGCGCCGGGTCGCGGCGAATGCGGACAGTGTTGCCGCGCGGAGGAAGTGA
- a CDS encoding cupin domain-containing protein — protein sequence MTRAPRGFRPNPAPAVGTRSRILARVRIARWDLVVRQTIVDPGGDSGWHYHDGTLFVLVTGSTLTHPGTDCVPLTYRPGRIFREPAGPEHAHTARNRSRTPLRLNVLYLLPTGSPLSRPVPAPACDGG from the coding sequence GTGACGCGCGCACCCCGTGGTTTTCGGCCGAACCCCGCGCCCGCCGTCGGCACCCGCAGCCGGATTCTGGCTCGCGTCCGGATCGCGCGCTGGGATCTCGTCGTACGCCAGACCATCGTCGACCCAGGCGGCGACAGCGGCTGGCACTACCACGACGGAACCCTGTTCGTGCTGGTCACCGGAAGCACGCTGACCCATCCCGGCACCGATTGTGTACCGCTCACCTATCGGCCCGGCCGCATCTTCCGCGAACCCGCGGGCCCCGAGCACGCGCACACCGCGCGAAACCGAAGCCGGACACCGTTGCGTCTCAACGTCCTCTACCTGCTGCCGACCGGAAGTCCACTGTCGCGCCCGGTCCCCGCACCTGCCTGCGACGGCGGCTGA
- a CDS encoding TetR family transcriptional regulator, giving the protein MTDDSRSRILNVALELFSARGYHAVSVREIAERVGITKTAVLYHFPSKREIVVALVAPVLADSEAVLAAADRLSATGDRRWAVIRGLLDVWLQHGRLLRMQMQDQALSADDATYLRLRDIALAAQSIIAGPDADFGARVRAAQVYAALSDPVVIFAGRDPEELRAAILGGAARLLDTTPPRESPRPDPVPGAEAGRRRRGRPGAMTPEMLESARRQRDSGRGMREIAADIGVSRATLYRQLAAGD; this is encoded by the coding sequence ATGACCGACGACTCGCGTTCGCGGATCCTGAATGTCGCGCTGGAGCTCTTCTCCGCGCGCGGGTATCACGCGGTATCCGTCCGGGAGATCGCCGAACGCGTCGGCATCACCAAAACGGCTGTGCTGTACCATTTTCCGAGCAAGAGGGAGATCGTGGTCGCGCTGGTGGCGCCGGTGCTGGCCGATTCCGAGGCGGTGCTGGCGGCGGCGGATCGACTGTCCGCGACCGGCGATCGGCGCTGGGCGGTGATTCGAGGTCTGCTCGACGTATGGCTGCAGCACGGTCGGCTACTGCGGATGCAGATGCAGGATCAGGCGCTGTCGGCCGATGACGCGACCTACCTCCGGCTCCGCGATATCGCACTGGCGGCGCAGAGCATCATCGCTGGTCCCGATGCGGATTTCGGCGCGCGGGTGCGCGCCGCGCAGGTCTACGCCGCGCTCAGTGATCCGGTGGTGATCTTCGCCGGCCGGGATCCGGAGGAATTGCGCGCGGCGATTCTCGGCGGCGCCGCGCGTCTGCTCGATACGACCCCGCCGCGGGAGTCGCCGCGTCCGGATCCGGTGCCCGGCGCCGAGGCCGGGCGACGCCGGCGGGGCCGGCCCGGTGCGATGACCCCGGAGATGCTCGAATCGGCACGGCGCCAGCGTGATTCGGGACGAGGCATGCGGGAGATCGCCGCCGATATCGGAGTATCCCGGGCCACGCTCTACCGGCAGCTGGCGGCGGGAGACTGA
- a CDS encoding 3-oxoacyl-ACP synthase III family protein has product MDFTDPTLSLAPVSLIDVASYLPGEPVGTEYFTQFSRSERMAKNVMFRAPRTRHHRGRDETAVDMVERAVAPLIERHGPDTLADIDVLITHTQLPDNPVMGAGPEVARRLGMQPKWVFDVHNSGCAAFIHMMMLARMILQTTDARTALIAATQNTAGPVFTQTEIRKLAQAPVPGDGCGVGLLVKDRRAPILDIECRTFPEFAGDMDFSTGSDRKYWEPGEGQGCVSFTESKVTKVFARGNRLVPELALAVCDHIGVKGRDIDTFVTNQPNRLFLRNWHDALELPAERHPDTFDRCGNLFAAGIPVTLDVENRAGRLRNGSVVLLSAFAHAGDFAAAAAVRWGAAR; this is encoded by the coding sequence ATGGATTTCACCGATCCCACCCTGTCGCTCGCCCCGGTCAGCCTGATCGATGTGGCCAGCTATCTGCCCGGTGAGCCGGTAGGTACCGAATACTTCACCCAGTTCTCCCGCTCGGAGCGGATGGCCAAGAACGTCATGTTCCGCGCCCCCCGCACCCGCCATCATCGGGGGCGCGACGAAACCGCGGTGGATATGGTCGAACGTGCGGTGGCGCCGCTGATCGAGCGGCACGGACCGGACACCCTCGCCGATATCGACGTCCTGATCACCCACACCCAATTGCCCGACAATCCCGTCATGGGCGCCGGCCCGGAGGTGGCACGGCGGCTGGGAATGCAGCCGAAATGGGTATTCGACGTGCACAACAGCGGCTGTGCGGCGTTCATCCACATGATGATGCTGGCGCGCATGATTCTGCAGACCACCGATGCCCGCACCGCCCTCATCGCGGCGACTCAGAATACGGCCGGGCCGGTCTTCACCCAGACCGAGATCCGCAAGCTCGCCCAGGCGCCGGTGCCGGGAGACGGCTGCGGGGTCGGGCTGCTGGTCAAGGACCGTCGGGCGCCGATTCTGGATATCGAATGCCGCACCTTCCCCGAATTCGCCGGCGATATGGATTTCAGCACCGGCTCCGACCGGAAGTACTGGGAGCCGGGCGAGGGGCAGGGTTGCGTGAGTTTCACCGAATCGAAGGTGACCAAGGTGTTCGCCCGCGGTAATCGGCTGGTTCCCGAGCTGGCGCTGGCGGTGTGCGATCACATCGGGGTGAAGGGGCGCGATATCGATACCTTCGTCACCAATCAGCCGAATCGGCTGTTCCTGCGCAACTGGCACGATGCGCTGGAACTACCCGCCGAACGCCATCCCGACACCTTCGATCGGTGCGGAAATCTCTTCGCCGCGGGAATTCCCGTCACTCTCGATGTCGAGAACCGGGCCGGGCGGTTGCGGAACGGTTCGGTGGTGCTGCTGTCGGCTTTCGCGCACGCGGGTGACTTCGCGGCCGCGGCGGCGGTGCGCTGGGGTGCGGCACGATGA
- a CDS encoding AraC family transcriptional regulator translates to MPVEQARIAGTVVEVAVPARARPGVAMAGFRGRTTDSVELRMVPYPAYTLFLDLGDALLVDHGSGGRQRGNVVVGLDSGSVCGSGREIDLLQVRLSPVVAHAVLGPGSEVGATVLALEDLWGRDAEGLTERLRSAASWDARFAIVHHALTRRFGAGRTVDREVAYVWSRMAAQHGQVRVEGLADEVCWSRQRLWSRFRTQLGITPKHAARLVRFDHVAHRLAAGHSAAAVAADSGFVDQSHLHRDVMAFAGMTTSAVARATWLEVDPVAWPAQRPGTISPATASHSGSRISQ, encoded by the coding sequence ATGCCCGTCGAACAGGCTCGGATCGCCGGGACTGTGGTGGAGGTCGCGGTCCCGGCGCGAGCGCGCCCGGGGGTGGCGATGGCCGGATTCCGGGGACGGACAACCGATTCCGTCGAACTTCGGATGGTGCCCTATCCCGCTTACACCCTCTTCCTCGACCTCGGCGACGCGCTGCTCGTCGACCACGGCAGTGGTGGGCGCCAACGCGGCAATGTCGTCGTGGGCCTCGACTCCGGCTCGGTCTGCGGATCCGGGCGGGAGATCGACCTGCTGCAGGTCCGACTGTCACCGGTGGTCGCCCACGCGGTGCTGGGTCCCGGTTCCGAGGTCGGCGCGACGGTCCTCGCACTCGAGGATCTCTGGGGGCGCGACGCCGAGGGTTTGACCGAGCGGCTACGGTCCGCCGCATCGTGGGATGCGCGATTCGCGATCGTCCACCACGCCCTCACGCGGCGGTTCGGCGCGGGCCGCACCGTGGACCGCGAGGTCGCGTATGTCTGGTCGCGGATGGCCGCCCAACACGGACAGGTCCGGGTCGAGGGCCTGGCCGACGAGGTGTGCTGGAGCCGGCAACGCCTGTGGTCCCGGTTCCGGACCCAGCTCGGCATCACACCCAAACACGCGGCCCGGCTGGTTCGCTTCGATCATGTGGCGCACCGGCTCGCCGCCGGGCACAGCGCCGCGGCGGTGGCCGCCGACAGCGGTTTCGTGGATCAGTCCCACCTGCATCGCGATGTCATGGCATTCGCGGGAATGACGACCTCGGCCGTCGCCCGGGCCACCTGGCTGGAAGTCGATCCGGTGGCCTGGCCCGCGCAGCGGCCGGGAACCATTTCTCCCGCCACCGCATCGCACAGCGGGAGTCGCATATCTCAATAA
- a CDS encoding ABC transporter permease, whose product MTTHALTDSRTMLRRNLVHAKRYPAMTISVIIMPVILLLMFNYIFGGALEKAAGGRYIDYLVPGMMLMIPAYLVVGVAVAVASDMTKGIVNRFRTMPMAHSSILTGQVVGTVIQGVLGVGLMVAVAALIGFRSTAGVLEWVAAFGLIALAVFGLSWLGVGFGLAAKTPESASNTPTVIVFLPFLGSGLVPTDTMPTGVRQFAEFQPFTPMTETLRGLLMGTAIGWNGIGALAWCLGFAAVGYLWSRSLFRRKTN is encoded by the coding sequence ATGACCACGCACGCACTCACCGATTCGCGCACCATGCTGCGACGGAATCTGGTGCACGCCAAGCGATATCCCGCCATGACCATCAGCGTGATCATCATGCCGGTGATCCTGTTGCTGATGTTCAACTACATTTTCGGCGGCGCGCTGGAGAAGGCCGCCGGCGGCCGGTACATCGACTACCTCGTGCCGGGCATGATGCTGATGATTCCGGCCTATCTGGTCGTCGGCGTCGCGGTGGCGGTCGCCTCCGATATGACCAAGGGCATCGTGAACAGGTTCCGGACGATGCCCATGGCCCACTCGTCGATCCTCACCGGCCAGGTGGTCGGCACCGTGATCCAAGGCGTACTCGGCGTCGGCCTGATGGTCGCCGTGGCCGCGCTCATCGGCTTCCGCTCCACCGCCGGCGTACTGGAATGGGTGGCCGCGTTCGGGCTCATAGCGCTGGCGGTCTTCGGATTGTCCTGGCTCGGTGTGGGTTTCGGCCTGGCCGCCAAGACTCCCGAGAGCGCGAGCAACACACCCACGGTGATCGTATTCCTGCCCTTCCTCGGCAGCGGGCTCGTTCCCACCGACACCATGCCCACCGGCGTCCGCCAGTTCGCCGAATTCCAGCCCTTCACTCCGATGACGGAAACGCTGCGCGGCCTGCTGATGGGTACCGCTATCGGCTGGAACGGAATCGGCGCCCTGGCCTGGTGCCTCGGCTTCGCTGCGGTCGGCTACCTGTGGTCACGATCACTGTTCCGGCGCAAGACCAACTGA